cgtcaacAAGGAGCTGTCCGGCCGCACGTTGCTGGAGGTCCCGGGCTATGAGAAGAAGATTGAGTTTGGTGTCCTGATTCACTTCAAGTACCCCATCGAGGGCTCCGACGAGACCATCGAGGTTGCCACCACCCGTATTGAGACGATGCTGGGTGACACTGGTATTGCCGTCCATCCCGAGGACCCCAGATACTCTCACCTCGTTGGTAAAAAGGCCAGGCACCCCATCATCGAGGGCCGTCTGCTGCCCATTGTCGCCGACACCTATGTCGACAAGGAGTTCGGTACCGGTGCCGTCAAGCTGACCCCTGCGCACGACCCCAACGATTTCAACCTCGGCCAGAAGCACAAGCTCGAGTTTATCAACATTCTTACCGACGACGGTAACATCAATGAGAACGGTGGCAAGTACAAGGGCCAGAAGAGATTCGAGTGAGTAGCTGCAGACTTTGCGGCCGGCATTGCACAAACTGACCACCTTTGTAGCGTCCGGTACACCATCCAGGAGGAGCTCAAGCAGCTCGGTCTTTATGTtgacaagaaggacaacGCCATGACCATCCCTCTCTGCGACCGATCCAAAGATGTCGGTGGCCCCTTTCGAATTCGGACCGGATGATGACTGACAAAAGACAGGTCATTGAACCTCTCCTCAAGCCCCAGTGGTACATGAGCATGCGCAGCATGGCCGATGACGCTGTTGCTGCCGTCAAGGACGGCAGAATCAAGATCCGCCCCGAGTCCTCCGAGCGCAGCTTCTACGCCTGGATGGCCAACATTAACGACTGGTGTATTTCTCGTCAGCTCTGGTGGGGCCACCGCTGCCCCGTTTACCTGGCCAAGGTTGAGGGCGAGAAGGCGGATCCTCTGGACAACAAGCAGTGGTTCGCCGGCAAGACCAGAGAGGAGGCtgaggccaaggccaaggccgccctcCCGGGCAAGAAGTTCACCCTTGAGCAAGACGAGGATGTTCTCGACACTTGGTTCTCCTCGGGCCTGTGGCCCTTCTCGACCCTGGGCTGGCCTAACAAGACCCAGGACCTGGAGGAGCTCTACCCCACATCTGTTCTCGAGACTGGCTGGGATATCTTGTTCTTCTGGATCGCCAGGATGGTGATGCTCGGCATCAAGCTCACCGGCCAGGTCCCCTTCACCGAGGTCTACTGCCACAGCCTCGTACGTGACTCCGAGGGTCGCAAGATGAGCAAGAGTTTGGGCAACGTCATCGATCCCCTGGATGCCATCTCCGGTATcaagctcgaggacctccACGCCAAGCTACGTGTGGGCAACCTTCACCCGAGCGAGGTCGCTAAAGCCGAGAAGTACCAGAAGTCGGCCTTCCCCGATGGCCTCCCTCGCAACGGTGCCGACAGTCTGCGcttcaccatggccgccctTACCTCGACGAGCGGCGATGTCAACTTCGACGTCAAGGTCATGACTGGCTGGAGAAAGTTCTGTAACAAGATCTGGCAGGCGTCCAAGTACGTCCTCGGCAAGCTGCCCGCCGACTTTGTGCCCGCCAAGGAGCCTGCCGTCGGTGTCACCCTCGCTGAGCGCTGGATCCTTCACAAGctcaacaccgccgccaaggagatCAACGCTGCCCTGGCCGACCGTGATTTCCAGCATGCCACTGGTATCGTGTACCAGTACATCCTGAACTCCCTGTGTGATGTCTACATCGAGAACAGCAAGTCCATCATCCAGGACGGCACTGCGGAGgaggccgccagcgccaTCCAGACCCTCTACACTGCCCTTGAGGGTGCGCTGACCATGATCCACCCCTTCACTCCCTACCTCACCGAGGAGTTGTGGCAGCGTCTGCCCCGCCGCCCCGATGACAAAACGAAGTCCATCATGATCGCTAGCTACCCCGTCTATGATGCCAAGTTCGACGACCCCAAGTCCGAGGCCGCCTACGAGCTTGTTCTGGGATGCTCCCGAGGTGCCAGATCGCTCATGAGCGAGTATGCCCAAAAGGAGGAGAGCAAAAGTAAGCTTGACCCTGGCAGTTAGACGACGTAGGCATCGTTCACTAACACAACCCTAGTCATTATCCAGTCCTACGACGCCACGGCCCACCAGACAATCAATGAGCAAATCGCCTCGATCAAGACGCTCAGTGGCAAGGGCGTCACGggcatcgacatcatcgGTGCCGATGCCACTCGTCCCGCCGGCTGCGTCGCCTTCCCTGTCGCCTCCCTTGCCTCCGTCTACCTGCATGTCAAGGGCCGTGtcgacctcgatgccgagatcgagaaggcgaagaagaagctcgacaaggCTCGCTCCAACATTGACAAGCAGCACAAGGCGCTCAGCGACCCCATTTACAAGGAgaaggtcgccgaggccatccagAAGCAGGATAAGCAGAAGCTTGTCGATCTCGAGTCCGAGGCCAGAGGTTTCGAGGGTACCATCAAGCAGTTTGAGCAGCTCAAGCTCGAGTAGGCTAAACCAAACCACACCGGGAAATGAGAGATCATGTGCTACGAAATGAAGAGAACGTGTGGCGGGTTGTCGCGCAAGAAAATAGTTTAGTCCTTTTTCGCCTGTCTTTAGTATCTTATCGAGACCTGGGCTGAAATGGAGCTCAAAACCCAAAAATAACATGACTTTTCAGACGGGGAAAAAAACACTACGAGTGTAACTTAATATTGCCTTCGTACGTGTGATGCCGCTTGTGTGGAGACTATGAGATGATGAACAACACAAGATGCACGATGTGCTGCCAGCTACGAAACCCTTCTACAGGGGTAGAGCATATACCAAATACAACAAGCGACGCTGCGGCACTCCACGTTCTGAGCGCAGCAGGAATCAGAGCGGCAGTCGGTCAATCAGCCGCCCTcactgcttcttcttgtgcGACCCGGAACCCTTGCTGTTGCTCctctcctcctgctcgagcTTCACAATGTCCTCGCGGTCTTTGCGCTCGGCATACCACTGGCCGGCCTGCAGCACcaagacgccgacgaggacgagcgcGAGGATGGTGTTGCTCGCGGCTAGGACCTTCAGGCTGtcctccttgccgaggaTGATTTCGCCCTCGACATGGCCGTCCGTAACCTCGCCGGTGAAGTTGGGGTCGTCCCAGatgccggccgagacggagcgcaggcccttgacgatgttgGTGATGtagacgccgacgccgatgaggTACAGGACCAGGGAGGCGCCGTCGAAGAGGACGTTGGCCTCGGAGGGGCGGAAGAGCTTgatgaagaagccgaggaagccGGTGAAGACAATGATGTTAAGGAGGCGGCCGATGAGAGGCGGGGACTGGTGCATGAACTTGAGGTGGGTCTCGAGGTGCTGGAAGAAGGTGTCCGggacgggcgccgaggtccagaggagggggaagtCGTAGGGGAACGAGGCGaagaggatgccgaggaagaagcaggTCGCTGCGGCAGAAGACAGGAGGGATCATGTCAGCAATCGTGCTCGCCGGGGTTCGGGATACTTGGTCGGTTGAAGGAGAGGGGATGAAGGGAGGAGGCAAGGAGAACCTACGTCCGATGATCATGAACGTCGCGAACGAGGTCGAGCCGCGATAGTTGCGGGATTGCGTGGTCTTGGACCAATCCACCCAGCCGGACATGTTGGGCAACGTTTGTTCTGTTACTTCAAAGGGTGGGAGTAGGGAGAGGCGGAGGAAGTGGCGGAATGCGCGCAGGCGATCGTGTATCGCGACAAGGTTTTGTCAGGTTCTAAGAACGTCCGTCGCGATGACTTTGATTGAGCTCTGATGGCGCGCGTGGAGGGGCTGgtagtggcggcggcggcggcggcggcggtcggaGGGGTAAAACGTCAGAAGTATTTTTTTTAAAGATGaaataaaataaaacaaTGCCTCTTTTCACAAAGGACACGCGGGAGAGGCTGGGTTTTGGCGTGGCGTGTGGTATGTGCGTACGTCGTTCGCATCTGCCAATTCGCGCGCGGAGTATCCGTATCTGCAATGTAGTGTGAAGATAGCATTGTGCGCAGGCTGGATTTTGCTTACGTACCTACCTTCCTACCTACCGTATGTCTTATCCTGCCTGGGTGCGTGCGCCCGCCTCAATCTTCATCTCTTTTTTTGCGGGAGTGGGTAAGCTTGGGTGGAGTTGATTGCGGAGGGTGTGTTGGCCCCGCTCCTCTCCCCCGGTTGCAGACGACCGTTTGGTCGGCGCCCCAATTGCGGCTTTCATCGGAGAACCTCGACGGGTGCCGGACGGAGCCGAGTCTCTGTATTAATTTGGCTCCAAGCTGCCTAACTACCTCCCCCAGGCACCACTGGTAAATCACATTGCGAAACCGCACATTTCACGGCTGGTCGTGTGTTCAAACGTTACTGCCGCTTCGTGCCGCTTAGATACAAGCTTCCACTCCCAGGCGTCTGGATTGTCACGGTTTCTGCCTGCTTAGGAATGGCCGGCTTCCTAAGAAACAGGAGGACTGGCAGGGGATTAAGGATGAGTATACGGACACATACAAAGCAAATGTGCTCTCCGAAGCACCAATAATGGCCACGTGCTTTGAACAGCGTGACATAACGTAAACTTTCCGCACGGCTAATTTGGAAGCATCTCTCTCCTCGAGCAATTGAAAAGTCGTGCATGCACGCGTTGTAATAGCTTTCCATACGCCTGCCCGTGTTTGCTTCGCTGGCCGGACTCACAACCGCTTAAGATTTGCTTGGCGTATTGACAAACCTCTATCTGGCATGTGATACTCGCGAACGACCATTTTCGTGTTCCTCCGGCTGGAGATTCTCCCCGTCTGGACTATGTCCAGCTAAAAGCTGACCTCGGCCCCCCGGATGCTCAAAGGAACCGCAACTATTTAGTATCGCTCATCTTTCTAGAGGCACCTGGTAGTATTGGCTGGACAGTGGAAGGAGAGACGATCCGAAATTAGGTAGCGCCATGTTACCCGCAGAGTTGAGGCCTGCAATGTAGGATTTAGGCGAGACTATGTTATGCTGGTATATCAGCAGTTCAAACCATTGATGTACACGGATGGGTATCCTCTCTAGCCTagcaacccccctcccccggcccAAAGTAGGCTATGCAATTCCCAGAGGGCCATCGCACGTTCCCAGGACGCTCATGGGGCGCCTCAGCGGGGTCCTGAAGTATTCTCGAAACGTTCTGGTTCATGTTCCCCCGAGATGAGAAATCCGAGATTGCGACCGGGTCCCATGTCACCTGACCCGTAGTTTGTTTATCGCCCAAACTAAAATAGTTGTAGCCATGGGCGTTTATTGCCAGTTTCGGGATCGTCGGCCGTTTTGGTTTATGTCCTCGAAGTCGAGCCGAAAGTATAATTCTTTGATATTGTACACACCGACGCATGCGACCTGTAGATATTCAGGCCGGGCCGACCTGAATACGTATTATGCTCCTCTCTCCACTTCCACGGGCCAGTGGATGGATGTGGATGAGAGATCGTATTAGACGCCCTCGAGCCGGTCTGAATAGACACAGGTATCACATCATCCGGCCCTGTTTGGCTGTGACCATGCGGAAGAAGCCTTCGTCTCACTGAGACAGCAAACGACAAAACAGAAAAGAGAGGTGACGACTGGAAGTGTGCCATCGGAACTGTCCCAGTTGCATCTTTACAAACAAAGATAGTTACTCATGCGAACGGGTAAAAAAACCAAAGGTAATTAATGCGTAAAGATTTCGCTACCATAACAATGCCGAGCCCATCGAAGATCAGAGGAGGTATTGTTGCCGAGTCGCAAAGATGGGGGAGTCTGCAACTCAACGACCGAGAACAAAACCATCGTCGTCGCATCGTGAGTGGGAAAACATCTCCCGGGGGTATATGACAAACCtcaaaaaagaaaaaataTGTCTAAAAAAAAGGGGAAAGAAAACAGACACCCCATAGCGCAGCAACCCCATATTAAATCTGCACGACTGTCCTAGAGGGTTTCTTGCTCAACGTCATCTGGCTCAAAGACAAAGTCCTGGCCGCCTTTTTACGCTGGGgatcttcgtcctcgtcgcgcAATTCCTCTCCAAACGCACCGTAACCGTGCGACTGCTCTTCTCTCGGCGTCGCAAAGACCTCCGAGTATGAATCATCGTCTCCAGGACCAGTCCCGACGCCCGAGTCTTCGGCCAAGATTCGTCGGTTTCTGGACGAGgcttcgtcatcgtccgaCAAATCCTGGTCAAAGGCTGACACGCTTCCAAAAGACttggccgttggcggcggttCCATTTGCAGAGAAATgcgaccatggccgccggGTCCAGAAATCATGTTCAAGCGTCTGGTTAGCTTCTTCACCTGAGACTCAAGAGCTTGTCTAGAGGCTCTTTCCGTCTCTACAAGTGCAAGAAGCATCGTGTAATGATCTGCCGTGACGGTTTCTGTCGTTCTGCTGCTTGTCTCAACGTGCGATATGGCAGGCAAGCTGATTACGCCTCGGATGGTGGAATTCGAGGTCGGTCTGTTCATTGATGCAGGGAGTTGCAGAGAGCCTACGTATGTGGGGGTCTCGCCAAACGAGGTGTGAGAATCTCTCGAGTGCGCAGAGCTGCTATACCGAGACGCGGGGGGCGCATCCTGGCGTGATAACTGCCGGAGCGCCGGGTTGAGCACCGAGTTCGTTGTTTGAGTAGATAGCTCGGGCCCAGGGACAGAAGGCGCGGGCCGCTGTTGGTGGTTGATATGCATCTGGAATCCAGGAACCGAGTTGCAGAGCTGTGTTACGACATCTTCCACGCGGTGCATCCTCTCCTCTAGGGTCTCTATCCGTGTCTCTATACTGGCTGCCTGCGTGATCTTCATGCCAGCCATGACATTCATGTGAGCCAGGTTGCCAAAGGAGAATGGCTGAGGCGGCGTATGCACCTGTTGCCCCTGCTCCACTGGCGTATCCGGCACATCCATAGAGACCGCGCGCGTGAATTGGTGCTCATGATCAGGGGGATTGGACGAGACCGGGGATGCAACAGCCGGGGCATAGCTTTCCCTCCAGTAGCGTATCTCGTCACTTCTGCGTCGGAGACCAGCGCGAACTTCGGGGTTCTGGATGCCACTGAGGCTCCGGGATCGCCGCTTTTGGCTGACATCACTGGTGATTGCCCGCCCGATTTCCTCTGGATCGTCATCGTCGGTAAAAAGCCGACTCCCGCGTACATGAGTGCTTGCGGGACGAGGTGAAAGACCCGCCAATTCGCCTTCACGGCTCCTAAACGGCGCCGAGTATATCTGGCTTGTAGTGACGGTCGCGGCCCTCCTGTGGCCTAGCACAGATAGATCGACGTTGATAGAGTTACGGGCGCTCTCGATAGCAGTGATGTCCTGAGGCCCAATAGAGTGAGACCTTAATGCTCTGTCGTACTCGGTGATCGGCAAAGATGCCGATCGCTTTGGTTCGGCCTCGCTGACTCGGCTTAACGCGGATATATCCTATTGATCGATTCCCGGTCAGTCTCCAAGTTCAGCAGAAAGAGGATTGAAAAACGTCAAGGCACGGGAACAACCGGTGCCGAAACTTACGCTCTTGTGTTGGTTCGAGGGGTTGTAGGTTGACATGCGCTGCGAATCGGCCGAACCTTGACTgcttgtcttcttcttgcgaCCGAAGAGTTTGCCTAGTGCACCGCGCAAAGTCGACTTCTTACGCTGTGGCCGGTCACGGCTCCCGCCGGTTTGTGCCGACGAAGCGCTCACG
The DNA window shown above is from Colletotrichum destructivum chromosome 2, complete sequence and carries:
- a CDS encoding Putative secretory component protein Psh3/Shr3, which translates into the protein MSGWVDWSKTTQSRNYRGSTSFATFMIIGPTCFFLGILFASFPYDFPLLWTSAPVPDTFFQHLETHLKFMHQSPPLIGRLLNIIVFTGFLGFFIKLFRPSEANVLFDGASLVLYLIGVGVYITNIVKGLRSVSAGIWDDPNFTGEVTDGHVEGEIILGKEDSLKVLAASNTILALVLVGVLVLQAGQWYAERKDREDIVKLEQEERSNSKGSGSHKKKQ
- a CDS encoding Putative aminoacyl-tRNA synthetase, class I, valine-tRNA ligase, which produces MATDSGRGNPIGATEGLKEEAPPAVSNETKSQVSSTSATHAAGQDAGAAPGAPPKVKTEKELEKERKKAEKDAKFKQKMAEKAAKAAAAPATSKNKEKKAKAEKKEEEAIPEYVEDTPKGEKKRLKSLEDPHFKAYHPEAVESAWYDWWEKEGFFKPEFTADGKVKPAGKFVIAHPPPNVTGSLHLGHALGDSLQDIMIRWNRMLGKTTLWIPGCDHAGISTQSVVENMLWRREGKTRHDLGREDFVDKVWTWKGEYHDKINAALRKMGGSFDWSREAFTMDANLSAAVAETFVRLFEEGTIYRANRLVNWSSRLTTALSNLEVVNKELSGRTLLEVPGYEKKIEFGVLIHFKYPIEGSDETIEVATTRIETMLGDTGIAVHPEDPRYSHLVGKKARHPIIEGRLLPIVADTYVDKEFGTGAVKLTPAHDPNDFNLGQKHKLEFINILTDDGNINENGGKYKGQKRFDVRYTIQEELKQLGLYVDKKDNAMTIPLCDRSKDVIEPLLKPQWYMSMRSMADDAVAAVKDGRIKIRPESSERSFYAWMANINDWCISRQLWWGHRCPVYLAKVEGEKADPLDNKQWFAGKTREEAEAKAKAALPGKKFTLEQDEDVLDTWFSSGLWPFSTLGWPNKTQDLEELYPTSVLETGWDILFFWIARMVMLGIKLTGQVPFTEVYCHSLVRDSEGRKMSKSLGNVIDPLDAISGIKLEDLHAKLRVGNLHPSEVAKAEKYQKSAFPDGLPRNGADSLRFTMAALTSTSGDVNFDVKVMTGWRKFCNKIWQASKYVLGKLPADFVPAKEPAVGVTLAERWILHKLNTAAKEINAALADRDFQHATGIVYQYILNSLCDVYIENSKSIIQDGTAEEAASAIQTLYTALEGALTMIHPFTPYLTEELWQRLPRRPDDKTKSIMIASYPVYDAKFDDPKSEAAYELVLGCSRGARSLMSEYAQKEESKIIIQSYDATAHQTINEQIASIKTLSGKGVTGIDIIGADATRPAGCVAFPVASLASVYLHVKGRVDLDAEIEKAKKKLDKARSNIDKQHKALSDPIYKEKVAEAIQKQDKQKLVDLESEARGFEGTIKQFEQLKLE